A window of the Synechococcus sp. LTW-R genome harbors these coding sequences:
- a CDS encoding carbohydrate ABC transporter permease — translation MAERSLRTGASSATAWAFLSPALVLISLSVLIPAAMALVMSFTQTGLDVSEPLRFVGLANVRRLLADPMFFKVLGTTLAYLFGVVPPVVLGALALAVIVNRQLPGIHWFRAAFYTPVLVSIVVAAIAFRWLYAENGLINGWLGTLLGPGFEPIGFITNPLLALPAVMVVTLWKGLGYYMVIFLAGLQGIPADLYEAAELDGSEGWRKHLDITLPLLRPYVTLVAVISAIAATKVFEEVYLMTQGGPANSTKTLVYYVYDQAFAELELSYACTVGLALFVIVLLLSLVRFLFAGDRGFT, via the coding sequence ATGGCTGAGCGTTCCCTCCGCACCGGTGCCTCCTCTGCCACCGCCTGGGCTTTCCTGTCCCCGGCGCTGGTGCTGATTTCCCTGTCGGTGCTCATCCCGGCGGCGATGGCCCTGGTGATGAGCTTCACCCAGACCGGCTTGGATGTGTCGGAGCCCCTGCGCTTTGTGGGCCTGGCGAATGTGCGGCGCCTGCTGGCGGATCCGATGTTCTTTAAGGTCCTGGGGACGACCTTGGCGTATCTCTTTGGAGTGGTGCCGCCGGTGGTTCTGGGGGCGCTGGCGCTGGCGGTCATCGTGAATCGTCAGCTGCCGGGGATCCACTGGTTTCGGGCCGCTTTCTACACGCCGGTGCTGGTCTCGATCGTTGTGGCGGCGATTGCCTTTCGTTGGCTCTACGCCGAGAACGGCTTGATCAACGGATGGCTCGGCACGCTCTTGGGTCCCGGTTTTGAGCCGATTGGTTTCATCACCAATCCCTTGCTGGCGCTTCCGGCCGTGATGGTCGTGACTCTGTGGAAGGGCCTGGGATACTACATGGTGATTTTTTTGGCCGGTCTCCAGGGGATCCCGGCTGACCTCTACGAAGCGGCAGAGCTCGATGGCAGTGAGGGTTGGCGTAAGCACCTCGACATCACCCTGCCCCTGCTGCGTCCCTACGTCACCTTGGTCGCGGTGATCTCAGCGATTGCGGCCACCAAGGTCTTCGAGGAGGTCTATCTGATGACCCAGGGGGGACCCGCGAACAGCACGAAGACCCTGGTCTATTACGTCTACGACCAGGCCTTTGCCGAGCTGGAGCTCAGCTACGCCTGCACGGTCGGCTTGGCGCTTTTCGTGATCGTGTTGCTGCTGTCGCTCGTTCGCTTCCTGTTCGCAGGGGACCGCGGCTTCACCTAG
- a CDS encoding bifunctional 2-polyprenyl-6-hydroxyphenol methylase/3-demethylubiquinol 3-O-methyltransferase UbiG — MKSTFRQGFIPPRLKSLTEALAVQCCLNEYVYSTSEEEDHLIALLTSKITESPEEINEYLAVVGCYKPLQLVNLDSAKISHDVLSGAESKDFVATHLTEPFKEKEIKRLMQPSEVINDIVSKSVQEMYEENPYPRYHYSDYTTSTLSKLASEVIRRESTKMRLSFNHELLSLQESPKILIAECGTGDQVIKTSRYKNAKVTAIDLSGRSIAYSIRKTEEYNMTNVSFKRLDILNAEILNETFDLKQCSGVLLHMEKPANGLSALVQQLQPGGYIKLGLYSTAARKTISRAQETIKRLEIESTAKGIRELRSKVMRGEINELIDLPRCVRDFSRCPNAVTCASMSKSIVLQQWN; from the coding sequence TTGAAATCAACATTTCGACAAGGATTTATCCCGCCAAGACTTAAATCCCTAACAGAGGCTCTAGCTGTTCAATGTTGTTTAAATGAATACGTATATTCGACGTCGGAAGAAGAGGACCACTTAATAGCGCTGCTGACAAGCAAGATTACTGAGAGTCCTGAGGAGATAAATGAGTATCTTGCAGTGGTGGGCTGCTACAAACCATTACAGTTAGTCAATCTAGACTCGGCTAAAATTAGCCACGACGTCCTTTCCGGGGCTGAAAGCAAAGATTTCGTTGCGACGCACCTTACAGAACCATTCAAAGAAAAAGAAATAAAAAGACTAATGCAACCAAGTGAAGTGATTAATGACATAGTCTCAAAGAGCGTACAAGAAATGTACGAAGAGAATCCATATCCAAGATATCATTACTCAGACTATACTACTTCTACACTTTCAAAGTTAGCATCAGAGGTGATAAGACGAGAATCGACAAAGATGAGACTTTCCTTTAACCATGAACTACTTTCTCTGCAGGAAAGCCCAAAGATACTGATAGCCGAATGCGGTACGGGTGATCAAGTTATCAAGACAAGTCGTTATAAGAATGCCAAGGTGACAGCTATTGACCTAAGTGGTAGGAGCATCGCCTACTCAATAAGGAAAACCGAAGAGTACAATATGACAAATGTATCGTTCAAAAGATTAGACATACTAAATGCAGAGATCCTTAATGAGACTTTTGATTTAAAACAGTGTAGTGGCGTCCTGCTCCATATGGAAAAGCCCGCAAATGGACTGTCTGCACTAGTGCAACAGCTGCAGCCAGGTGGATACATAAAACTAGGATTGTATAGTACTGCCGCACGTAAGACTATTTCAAGGGCACAGGAAACAATCAAGAGATTAGAGATAGAAAGTACTGCGAAGGGTATACGAGAGTTGAGAAGTAAAGTCATGCGAGGCGAGATTAATGAGTTGATAGATTTACCTAGGTGCGTAAGAGACTTTTCTCGCTGTCCGAATGCCGTGACTTGTGCTTCCATGTCCAAGAGCATTGTTTTACAACAATGGAACTAG
- a CDS encoding 5-(carboxyamino)imidazole ribonucleotide synthase — translation MGPAIGIVGGGQLAWMLAEAAQRRQIALQVQTPSPEDPAVGLAAGVVEASVRDVAGTAELATRCSAISFENEWIDLEGLAPLAAQGVQFVPSLKALQPLVCKRNQRELLQRLNLPSPRWFPLTAACPTPSKTTPPSAGQPALPDGFQFPLMAKAATGGYDGKGTAVLRGPEDLVALIAQVDPANWIVEEFVEFEQELALVAARDRFGEVVCLPLVQTHQHEQVCDWVLAPVEASHALQQAARNIAASLLTSLDYVGVLSLEFFYGRRGLMINELAPRTHNSGHYSIEASSCSQFDLQLLCVSGQAAVEPSLVVPGALMVNLLGFEQRSADDPEADYGDKRQALAALADAHLHWYGKRGSSHGRKLGHLTVLLRSTDAQERRHEAMERLQEVRSIWPLPGGTAAA, via the coding sequence ATGGGCCCTGCGATCGGCATCGTCGGCGGCGGCCAGTTGGCCTGGATGCTTGCCGAAGCTGCCCAACGCCGGCAGATCGCGCTGCAGGTCCAGACCCCCTCCCCTGAGGATCCGGCCGTTGGCTTGGCCGCTGGAGTGGTGGAGGCCTCCGTCCGCGACGTGGCGGGCACGGCTGAGCTGGCGACACGTTGCTCTGCCATCAGCTTTGAGAACGAGTGGATTGATCTGGAGGGCTTGGCGCCCTTGGCGGCCCAAGGGGTCCAGTTCGTCCCCAGCCTGAAGGCCCTGCAACCTCTGGTCTGCAAGCGCAACCAGCGGGAGTTGCTGCAGCGGTTGAATCTGCCGTCGCCCCGTTGGTTCCCCCTGACGGCGGCCTGCCCGACCCCGTCCAAGACCACGCCGCCGAGCGCGGGCCAACCTGCCCTCCCCGATGGGTTTCAGTTCCCGCTGATGGCCAAGGCGGCCACGGGCGGTTACGACGGCAAGGGCACCGCCGTGTTGCGTGGCCCAGAGGATCTCGTGGCATTGATCGCACAGGTTGATCCGGCCAATTGGATCGTGGAGGAGTTCGTCGAGTTCGAGCAGGAGCTGGCTCTGGTGGCGGCTCGCGATCGCTTTGGCGAGGTGGTCTGCCTGCCGTTGGTTCAAACACACCAACACGAGCAAGTTTGTGATTGGGTGTTGGCCCCGGTAGAAGCCAGCCACGCTCTGCAGCAGGCCGCCCGCAACATCGCGGCTTCTCTTCTGACATCCCTGGACTACGTCGGCGTCTTGTCCCTGGAGTTCTTCTATGGGCGCCGCGGTCTGATGATCAACGAGCTTGCCCCGCGGACACACAATTCCGGTCACTACTCGATTGAGGCCAGCAGCTGCAGTCAGTTCGACCTCCAACTCCTTTGCGTGAGTGGTCAGGCTGCGGTTGAGCCCTCCTTGGTGGTTCCCGGTGCCCTGATGGTGAATCTGTTGGGCTTTGAGCAGCGCTCCGCGGATGATCCTGAAGCGGACTACGGCGATAAGCGTCAGGCCTTGGCGGCCCTGGCTGATGCCCATCTCCATTGGTACGGCAAACGGGGTTCTTCCCATGGCCGGAAATTGGGTCATTTGACCGTCCTGCTTCGCTCGACCGACGCTCAGGAGCGCCGGCACGAGGCCATGGAGCGGCTGCAAGAGGTGCGCTCGATTTGGCCTCTGCCAGGCGGGACGGCGGCGGCCTAG
- a CDS encoding class I SAM-dependent methyltransferase: protein MERLQAAGGWVPFSTYMDWALHDSSHGAYGAGRLQVGPSGDFATSPSLGPDFAELLLPQLLQWFQQQPGDGPLALIETGPGEGQLALQLSEAIARDAPELRERLELVLVEPNPGMAERQRALLADAPLRCRWQSFAQLQESPLTGVMLAHEVLDALAVERVLWDGQDWRLQGVSLVGDAALELAAGPPLSEALRLELDALIPGPSRPEGWCTEWHVGLTPWLAQAAAALSQGQLLVIDYAHEAWRYYAPQRSNGTLMAYRGQRASDDPLLEPGHWDLTAHLCLESLERAAAASGWSLLGQRRQGEALLALGLAQRLHALQQGSPAELADLLSRREALLRYVDPSALGDFRWIALQRSGAVGAQPLFLQDPPLA, encoded by the coding sequence ATGGAGCGGTTGCAGGCCGCCGGTGGCTGGGTGCCCTTCAGCACCTACATGGACTGGGCGTTGCACGATTCCAGCCATGGGGCCTATGGGGCGGGACGCCTGCAGGTGGGGCCTTCGGGTGACTTCGCCACCTCCCCGTCCCTGGGACCGGACTTCGCCGAGCTCCTGCTGCCTCAGCTTCTGCAGTGGTTCCAGCAGCAGCCAGGCGACGGCCCCCTGGCCTTGATCGAGACCGGCCCAGGGGAAGGCCAGCTCGCCCTCCAGCTCTCTGAGGCCATTGCGCGGGATGCACCAGAGCTGCGCGAGCGCCTGGAACTGGTGCTGGTGGAACCGAACCCGGGCATGGCGGAGCGTCAGCGGGCGCTCTTGGCTGATGCTCCCCTGCGCTGCCGGTGGCAGTCCTTCGCCCAGCTCCAGGAGTCGCCCCTCACCGGGGTGATGCTCGCCCATGAAGTCCTGGACGCCCTGGCGGTTGAGCGGGTGCTTTGGGATGGCCAGGACTGGCGGCTTCAGGGGGTCTCGCTGGTGGGCGACGCTGCGCTGGAGCTCGCGGCTGGCCCCCCGCTGAGTGAGGCCCTGCGGCTGGAGTTGGACGCCTTGATCCCTGGGCCTTCGCGGCCAGAGGGCTGGTGCACGGAGTGGCATGTGGGTCTAACCCCCTGGCTGGCCCAGGCGGCTGCGGCCCTCAGCCAGGGCCAATTGCTCGTGATCGACTACGCCCATGAGGCCTGGCGTTACTACGCCCCGCAGCGCAGCAATGGCACCTTGATGGCCTACCGCGGTCAACGGGCCAGCGATGACCCGCTGCTGGAGCCGGGCCACTGGGACCTGACGGCCCACCTCTGTTTGGAGTCGCTGGAGCGGGCCGCCGCCGCCAGTGGCTGGAGCCTGCTGGGGCAGCGGCGCCAGGGTGAGGCTCTGCTGGCCTTGGGGCTAGCCCAGCGCCTGCACGCCCTGCAGCAGGGATCTCCGGCGGAGTTGGCCGATCTGCTCAGTCGCCGTGAAGCGCTGCTGCGCTACGTCGACCCGTCGGCCCTCGGGGATTTCCGCTGGATTGCCCTGCAGCGCTCCGGCGCTGTGGGCGCCCAGCCGTTGTTCCTGCAGGATCCGCCCCTGGCCTAG
- a CDS encoding glyoxalase, with product MFLVSLSRSLLEHDQIVLAPGRAQGSASTLNQISFEIQTLYGLIDTFRVLSELDISGMRSMKHGGSWSLYIPDPKDSTIELFVRTDWYVPPHATTSHDLNQSEELIRQQTALMVNQIPGSKSLLVWHQEFQQRMNRSI from the coding sequence ATGTTCTTGGTATCTCTATCCCGCTCTCTGCTGGAACATGATCAAATCGTACTGGCCCCTGGTCGTGCGCAGGGGAGCGCATCGACGCTTAACCAGATCTCATTTGAAATACAGACACTCTATGGTCTAATCGATACGTTTCGTGTCTTAAGTGAACTTGACATATCTGGCATGCGCTCGATGAAGCATGGTGGAAGTTGGTCCCTGTACATCCCAGACCCCAAAGACAGCACAATTGAGTTGTTTGTTAGAACGGATTGGTATGTGCCACCCCATGCCACGACAAGTCACGATTTGAATCAATCAGAGGAGCTGATCCGTCAACAAACAGCACTGATGGTAAATCAAATACCCGGTTCAAAGTCCTTGCTGGTTTGGCACCAAGAGTTTCAGCAACGCATGAATCGTTCCATCTGA
- a CDS encoding MFS transporter, which yields MRRPALPIAAALGNTVEWFDFAVYGYFAHAIGAAFFPTDRPSLQMVSAFGVFAVGYLMRPVGGLLLGPIGDQWGRRVLLLISVLVMGCCSLAIALLPTTAQIGPSAAVLLVLLRMLQGLSVGAEYSGAISWSVETAPGHRRAFFSSITASGATVGFIAGSAAAALVSLAFSAEAIEAGAWRLPFAFGALLSFVVLLLRRSLEDSRPGDAASGWRAQFQLLFQQWPAMVRLVASVALGTAIFYLAAVYYVDVMVAAHPEQAALLNGLTSLIQVFSLLLSLLGGYLADRWAPLPLLRCSLAVLMLALVPGFLLLGSGSIAGFVWGQALLLLPTFFYSGITPYLHASFFPGGARCGAFSFSYSLSVALFGGSAPLLVGWMVNAVHWSSGPLLYLVLLAALAWWAWSRQPPYLDPRPS from the coding sequence ATGCGACGCCCAGCCCTCCCCATCGCTGCGGCGCTTGGGAACACGGTCGAGTGGTTTGATTTTGCTGTCTATGGCTACTTCGCCCACGCCATTGGCGCGGCGTTCTTCCCCACGGATCGACCCTCGCTGCAGATGGTGAGCGCCTTCGGGGTGTTTGCCGTCGGCTACTTGATGCGACCCGTCGGTGGCCTGCTGCTCGGGCCCATCGGCGATCAATGGGGGCGCCGCGTCCTTTTGTTGATCAGCGTGTTGGTGATGGGCTGCTGCAGCTTGGCCATTGCCCTGTTGCCAACCACGGCCCAGATCGGACCCAGTGCGGCCGTGCTGTTGGTGCTGCTGCGGATGCTTCAGGGCCTCTCCGTTGGGGCGGAATATTCCGGAGCGATTTCCTGGAGCGTTGAAACGGCACCCGGTCATCGGCGGGCGTTCTTCTCCAGCATCACCGCGAGCGGCGCCACGGTGGGCTTCATTGCTGGTTCCGCTGCTGCGGCGCTGGTCAGCCTGGCTTTCTCAGCGGAGGCGATTGAGGCCGGAGCCTGGCGCTTGCCCTTTGCGTTCGGGGCCCTGCTGTCGTTCGTTGTTCTTCTGTTGCGCCGCAGCCTGGAGGACAGCCGGCCGGGCGATGCGGCGAGCGGATGGCGCGCGCAGTTCCAATTGCTGTTTCAGCAATGGCCAGCCATGGTTCGCCTGGTGGCCAGCGTCGCTCTGGGGACCGCGATTTTTTATCTGGCGGCGGTCTATTACGTCGATGTGATGGTGGCAGCCCACCCCGAGCAGGCGGCTCTCCTGAACGGCCTGACCTCACTCATTCAGGTGTTCAGCCTTCTGCTCTCCCTGTTGGGGGGCTACCTGGCCGACCGCTGGGCACCGTTGCCCCTCCTTCGCTGTTCCTTGGCCGTCCTGATGCTGGCGCTGGTGCCGGGTTTCCTCTTGCTCGGATCTGGCTCCATCGCTGGATTTGTTTGGGGTCAGGCCCTGTTGCTATTGCCGACCTTCTTCTATTCCGGCATTACCCCTTACCTGCACGCCTCGTTCTTCCCTGGGGGAGCCCGTTGCGGTGCCTTCTCGTTCTCCTACAGCCTGTCGGTGGCCCTCTTTGGCGGATCCGCTCCTCTTCTGGTGGGCTGGATGGTCAATGCGGTGCACTGGAGCTCGGGTCCGCTGCTGTATCTGGTGCTGCTGGCCGCGTTGGCCTGGTGGGCGTGGTCTCGCCAACCGCCCTATCTGGACCCTCGACCGAGCTAG
- the aroB gene encoding 3-dehydroquinate synthase → MSATAAAIRTIEVALSANPYPVVIGRGALSSLGQQILGRGIKAGTKVLIVTNPVVHQHYGAQALGSLQAAGFEAELLVIEAGEEQKTPATVAQIHDAAFAQKLERGSLIVALGGGVVGDMAGFAAASWLRGIAVVQVPTTLLAMVDASIGGKTGVNHPGGKNLIGAFHQPKLVLIDPATLSTLPEREFRAGMAEVIKYGVIGDPDLFAELEAAAGGLRSMATLPASLLESILERSAAAKAKVVAADEREGGLRAILNYGHTLGHVVEALCGYGTYLHGEAVGIGMVAAGELSLELGLWSADDQRRQRAVIEAAGLPMRWPELDPQAVLRCLQGDKKVRDGRVRFVLPTSLGRVEIRSDVQPEQVLAALSRCA, encoded by the coding sequence ATGAGCGCCACGGCCGCCGCGATCCGCACCATCGAGGTGGCACTCAGTGCGAATCCCTATCCCGTCGTGATCGGACGGGGAGCGCTCTCAAGCCTCGGTCAGCAGATCCTGGGCCGGGGCATCAAAGCGGGCACCAAGGTCCTGATCGTGACTAACCCCGTCGTGCATCAGCACTACGGCGCCCAGGCCTTGGGCAGCCTCCAGGCCGCGGGCTTTGAGGCGGAGCTCCTCGTGATTGAGGCCGGGGAAGAACAGAAAACCCCAGCCACCGTGGCTCAAATCCACGACGCGGCTTTCGCCCAAAAACTGGAGCGGGGATCGTTGATCGTCGCCCTCGGCGGCGGCGTCGTGGGGGACATGGCCGGCTTCGCCGCCGCGAGCTGGCTGCGGGGCATCGCCGTCGTCCAGGTGCCAACGACCCTGCTGGCCATGGTCGATGCCTCAATCGGCGGCAAAACCGGCGTGAATCACCCCGGTGGCAAGAACCTGATCGGGGCCTTCCACCAGCCCAAGCTGGTCCTGATTGATCCCGCCACCCTGTCCACCCTGCCGGAGCGGGAATTCCGGGCCGGCATGGCCGAGGTAATCAAGTACGGGGTCATCGGAGATCCGGACCTCTTCGCCGAACTGGAAGCCGCAGCGGGCGGTCTGCGGTCGATGGCGACCCTGCCCGCTTCGCTCCTGGAGAGCATCCTGGAGCGCTCCGCCGCCGCCAAGGCGAAGGTCGTCGCGGCGGATGAACGGGAAGGGGGGCTGCGGGCGATCCTCAATTACGGCCACACCCTCGGCCACGTGGTGGAAGCCCTCTGCGGGTACGGCACCTATCTCCATGGCGAAGCCGTGGGCATCGGCATGGTGGCCGCCGGCGAGCTCAGCCTGGAGCTGGGGCTCTGGAGCGCCGATGACCAACGCCGGCAACGGGCCGTCATCGAAGCGGCAGGTCTGCCGATGCGCTGGCCCGAGCTTGATCCCCAGGCCGTTCTGCGCTGCTTGCAGGGGGATAAGAAGGTGCGCGACGGCCGCGTGCGCTTCGTGCTCCCCACCAGCCTTGGCAGGGTGGAGATCCGCAGTGATGTCCAACCCGAGCAGGTCTTGGCGGCCCTCTCCCGCTGCGCCTAG
- a CDS encoding tetratricopeptide repeat protein → MNLGNICQQLDETKKALEHTLKSLELKPKNPNALLNLGIIFQHLEEPGKALDSTRNR, encoded by the coding sequence ATGAACCTAGGCAATATCTGCCAACAGCTCGACGAAACCAAGAAAGCTCTTGAGCATACTCTTAAATCGCTCGAGTTAAAACCTAAGAACCCAAATGCTCTTTTAAATCTGGGTATCATCTTCCAGCACCTCGAGGAGCCCGGGAAAGCACTAGATTCAACTCGAAATCGCTAG
- the recQ gene encoding DNA helicase RecQ — translation MLSSPAQPNSDPLEVLQRVFGYASFRGPQEAIVRHVIGGGSGLVLMPTGGGKSLCYQVPALCTPGLAVVISPLIALMQDQVEALQQLGVAAAALHSGLEVGASQTIWRQLSNDELDLLYVSPERLFSADVLERLGAMPLALFAIDEAHCVSQWGHDFRPEYRQLDQLATRFSAVPRLALTATADPRTQRDIRACLQLEQDEVFLASFDRPNIRYLLRHKQGGVTQLLEFLAQHRGESGIVYARSRNRVDRVAAELKAAGIDAIAYHAGMDAESRREALKRFRLGSGVVVVATIAFGMGIDKPDVRFVAHVDLPKSLEAYYQETGRAGRDGLPAVAWMAHGAGDIPQLRRFIDDSGASEEQKRIERDKLEALIAYSEASGCRRQVLLSHFGEELAEPCNNCDGCLEPKQRSDCRVAAQKGLSAVYRTGQRFGAGHVVDVLLGANTERIRSLGHEQLSVYGIGKELDRGQWRALLRQLVSLGALDSPDDAKGGLCFGPAKLVQPLLRGERELHLVLPPPAKEQRRRSQSPAAALPDDDPVLAALKNWRREQARQQGVPPYVVFHDRTLVELAARRPGSLSELAGVSGIGTAKQERYGAALLEVLTATGDR, via the coding sequence ATGCTGAGTAGCCCGGCCCAGCCCAACAGCGATCCGCTGGAGGTGCTGCAACGGGTCTTTGGCTACGCCTCCTTCCGCGGACCGCAGGAGGCGATCGTGCGCCATGTCATCGGCGGCGGTTCGGGGCTGGTGCTGATGCCGACCGGCGGCGGTAAATCGCTCTGCTATCAGGTCCCGGCCCTCTGCACACCAGGGCTGGCCGTGGTGATTTCACCGCTGATCGCCCTGATGCAGGACCAGGTGGAAGCGCTGCAGCAACTTGGTGTTGCGGCCGCCGCCCTGCATTCCGGCCTGGAGGTCGGCGCCAGCCAAACCATCTGGCGTCAGCTCAGCAACGACGAACTGGATCTCCTCTACGTCTCACCCGAGCGGCTCTTCAGCGCGGATGTGCTGGAGCGGCTGGGCGCCATGCCACTGGCCCTCTTCGCCATCGATGAAGCCCATTGCGTCTCGCAGTGGGGGCATGACTTCAGGCCGGAGTACCGGCAACTCGATCAGCTCGCGACGCGCTTTTCCGCGGTGCCGCGGCTAGCCCTCACCGCGACCGCCGATCCGCGCACCCAGCGGGATATCCGCGCCTGCCTGCAGTTGGAGCAGGACGAGGTCTTCCTGGCCAGCTTTGATCGGCCCAACATCCGCTATCTACTGCGCCACAAACAGGGTGGTGTTACGCAGCTGCTGGAGTTCCTGGCACAACACCGCGGTGAATCAGGGATCGTCTACGCCCGCTCCCGCAACCGGGTGGACCGGGTGGCCGCTGAACTCAAGGCCGCCGGCATCGATGCGATCGCGTATCACGCTGGCATGGACGCCGAATCGCGGCGGGAGGCCCTGAAGCGCTTCCGCCTGGGCAGCGGCGTGGTCGTGGTGGCCACGATCGCCTTTGGCATGGGGATCGATAAACCCGATGTGCGCTTCGTGGCCCACGTCGACCTGCCCAAAAGCCTCGAGGCTTACTACCAAGAAACCGGTCGGGCGGGTCGCGATGGCCTACCTGCGGTGGCCTGGATGGCCCACGGCGCCGGCGACATCCCCCAGCTGCGCCGGTTCATCGATGACTCCGGAGCCAGTGAGGAGCAGAAACGCATCGAACGCGACAAGCTCGAGGCCCTGATCGCCTACAGCGAAGCCAGCGGCTGCCGGCGTCAGGTGCTGCTCAGCCATTTCGGTGAGGAGCTGGCCGAGCCCTGCAACAACTGCGATGGCTGCCTTGAACCCAAACAGCGCAGCGACTGCCGGGTCGCGGCGCAGAAGGGGCTGTCGGCTGTCTACCGGACCGGCCAACGCTTTGGCGCAGGCCATGTCGTCGACGTGCTGTTGGGCGCGAACACCGAGCGCATCCGATCGCTCGGGCACGAGCAGCTGAGTGTCTACGGCATCGGCAAGGAGCTGGATCGAGGCCAATGGCGGGCCCTCCTGCGCCAGCTGGTCAGCCTCGGGGCCCTGGATTCCCCAGACGACGCCAAGGGCGGGTTGTGTTTTGGTCCAGCCAAGCTGGTGCAGCCGCTGCTGCGGGGCGAGCGGGAGCTCCATCTGGTGCTGCCACCACCGGCGAAGGAGCAGCGGCGACGCAGCCAGAGCCCTGCTGCGGCCTTGCCGGACGACGATCCAGTGCTGGCGGCCTTGAAAAACTGGCGGAGGGAGCAGGCCCGGCAGCAGGGCGTCCCGCCCTATGTGGTCTTCCACGACCGAACCCTGGTGGAGTTAGCGGCGCGTCGTCCCGGATCCCTCAGCGAACTCGCCGGCGTCAGCGGCATCGGCACGGCCAAGCAGGAGCGCTACGGCGCGGCACTGCTCGAGGTGCTGACGGCAACAGGGGACCGATAG
- a CDS encoding tetratricopeptide repeat protein, whose protein sequence is MYKQLGNPDQALDSTLRSLELKPDNPDAYLNLGIIYQDLNDNDKALAVTLHSLDLRQNWKSGITNLKSIIEKLNIQPSNIKNAVKAYELPLNRTDVSHQGLSDVFLKAYLHIIREALIPTEIVAEGNEPLYRSSIGDSENLSHYQSLRTQMSKDS, encoded by the coding sequence ATATACAAGCAACTCGGCAACCCGGATCAAGCACTGGATTCAACGCTTAGATCACTCGAACTTAAACCTGATAATCCTGACGCATATCTGAACCTCGGAATTATTTACCAAGATCTTAATGATAATGACAAAGCTCTTGCCGTAACACTTCATTCCTTGGATCTAAGACAGAACTGGAAGAGTGGGATAACTAATTTAAAATCGATAATAGAGAAGCTGAACATTCAGCCATCAAACATAAAGAATGCAGTGAAAGCATATGAATTGCCATTAAATCGCACAGATGTCTCGCATCAAGGTCTATCGGATGTATTCTTGAAGGCATATCTACACATAATACGAGAAGCACTCATTCCAACCGAGATAGTCGCTGAAGGCAATGAACCTCTTTACAGGTCATCGATTGGAGATTCCGAAAATCTCTCACACTATCAATCCCTACGGACTCAGATGTCGAAAGATTCCTGA
- a CDS encoding glutamine synthetase gives MEAALADSGWRLRAGFELEWVVVVPGADGTPQAVLPGGPYGADRLIEGLDYASALLKALDEAEVPWLQFHPEYGPSQFELSFAPDRSLTVADHLIRARLVIQRVTRRFGWYSSFSAKPRLDWVGNGGHLHLSVLHDQGPILQGGQGIHGLKPEGEALIAGLLEQLPSLMALASPSPVSYLRLVPSSWSAPFQVWGVENREAALRLVPSAADGCDAHLEIKAVDPTTNPYLLLGALQAQVKAALERPRVLPPAQIGDPAAAPGSSARRLPSSLLEARDALAADHVLEAAMGPLLHGSLLDSLAAEIQRVQQLQVEDQVSGCCWWPLVGGLA, from the coding sequence ATGGAAGCGGCGCTCGCGGATTCCGGCTGGCGGCTTCGCGCCGGCTTTGAACTCGAGTGGGTCGTCGTCGTCCCCGGGGCAGACGGAACTCCCCAAGCCGTTCTTCCGGGTGGGCCCTACGGCGCCGATCGGTTGATCGAGGGCTTGGATTACGCCTCAGCTCTGCTGAAGGCCCTCGATGAAGCGGAAGTTCCTTGGCTGCAGTTCCATCCCGAATACGGCCCTTCCCAATTCGAGTTGTCGTTTGCGCCCGATCGCTCCCTCACCGTTGCCGACCATCTGATTCGCGCTCGCTTGGTGATCCAACGGGTGACAAGGCGATTTGGTTGGTACAGCAGTTTCAGTGCCAAACCCCGTCTGGATTGGGTGGGTAACGGCGGTCACCTGCACCTCAGCGTTCTCCATGACCAGGGCCCCATCCTTCAAGGGGGACAGGGCATCCATGGCCTGAAACCCGAGGGTGAAGCGTTAATCGCGGGTTTGCTTGAGCAGTTGCCCTCGCTGATGGCCCTGGCCAGTCCTTCTCCGGTGTCCTATTTGCGTTTGGTCCCGAGCAGTTGGTCGGCTCCCTTTCAGGTCTGGGGTGTGGAAAACAGAGAAGCCGCCCTCCGTCTTGTCCCGAGCGCTGCCGACGGTTGTGACGCGCATCTCGAGATCAAGGCGGTCGATCCCACGACGAATCCCTATCTCCTGCTGGGGGCCCTGCAAGCCCAAGTGAAGGCGGCCCTCGAGCGGCCTCGCGTTCTGCCGCCAGCGCAGATCGGTGATCCGGCTGCTGCTCCGGGATCCTCGGCGCGACGTCTGCCGTCGAGCCTGCTCGAGGCCCGTGACGCCTTGGCGGCTGATCACGTGCTCGAGGCTGCCATGGGCCCACTGCTGCATGGGTCCCTGTTGGACAGCCTGGCCGCTGAAATTCAGAGGGTGCAGCAGCTCCAAGTGGAGGATCAGGTCAGCGGCTGTTGCTGGTGGCCGTTGGTCGGAGGCTTGGCCTGA